One window of the Triticum dicoccoides isolate Atlit2015 ecotype Zavitan chromosome 3B, WEW_v2.0, whole genome shotgun sequence genome contains the following:
- the LOC119278502 gene encoding nascent polypeptide-associated complex subunit alpha-like protein 1 isoform X2: MTAAELQAELLRAQLEDHDIEIDEPIVEDDDDDDEDDDEDEDEKDDDDVAGGDASGRSRQSRSEKKSRKAMEKLGMKVMFVLSKPDVFKSSNSDTYVMFGEAKIEDLSTQLHSQAAEQFKAPSPSSVILKGEPSMAAAHDDEEVDETGVDKKDVELVMMQASVPRSRAVKALKAAGGDIVSAIMELTN, from the exons ATGACCGCCGCCgagctgcaggcggagctgctccGCGCCCAGCTCGAGGACCACGACATCGAG ATAGATGAGCCTATcgttgaggatgatgatgacgacgatgaagacgatgatgaggatgaggatgaaaaagatgacgatgaCGTTGCGG GAGGTGATGCTAGTGGAAGATCTAGGCAGAGTAGGAGTGAGAAGAAGAGCAGGAAAGCCATGGAGAAGCTTGGCATGAAG GTTATGTTTGTCCTCTCCAAGCCAGATGTCTTCAAGAGCTCAAACTCAGATACCTACGTCATGTTCGGGGAGGCCAAGATTGAGGACCTGAGCACTCAGCTGCATTCACAAGCGGCGGAGCAGTTCAAGGCGCCGAGCCCAAGCAGCGTCATCTTGAAGGGCGAGCCGTCCATGGCAGCAGCCCATGACGACGAGGAGGTTGATGAGACTGGTGTTGACAAGAAGGACGTTGAGCTCGTGATGATGCAGGCCTCCGTGCCGAGATCCAGGGCCGTGAAGGCGCTCAAGGCTGCGGGCGGTGACATCGTCAGCGCCATCATGGAGTTGACTAACTAG
- the LOC119278502 gene encoding nascent polypeptide-associated complex subunit alpha-like protein 1 isoform X1: MTAAELQAELLRAQLEDHDIEIDEPIVEDDDDDDEDDDEDEDEKDDDDVAGGDASGRSRQSRSEKKSRKAMEKLGMKVITGVSRVTIKKNKSVMFVLSKPDVFKSSNSDTYVMFGEAKIEDLSTQLHSQAAEQFKAPSPSSVILKGEPSMAAAHDDEEVDETGVDKKDVELVMMQASVPRSRAVKALKAAGGDIVSAIMELTN; encoded by the exons ATGACCGCCGCCgagctgcaggcggagctgctccGCGCCCAGCTCGAGGACCACGACATCGAG ATAGATGAGCCTATcgttgaggatgatgatgacgacgatgaagacgatgatgaggatgaggatgaaaaagatgacgatgaCGTTGCGG GAGGTGATGCTAGTGGAAGATCTAGGCAGAGTAGGAGTGAGAAGAAGAGCAGGAAAGCCATGGAGAAGCTTGGCATGAAGGTCATTACTGGTGTGAGCCGTGTAACTATCAAGAAGAACAAGAGC GTTATGTTTGTCCTCTCCAAGCCAGATGTCTTCAAGAGCTCAAACTCAGATACCTACGTCATGTTCGGGGAGGCCAAGATTGAGGACCTGAGCACTCAGCTGCATTCACAAGCGGCGGAGCAGTTCAAGGCGCCGAGCCCAAGCAGCGTCATCTTGAAGGGCGAGCCGTCCATGGCAGCAGCCCATGACGACGAGGAGGTTGATGAGACTGGTGTTGACAAGAAGGACGTTGAGCTCGTGATGATGCAGGCCTCCGTGCCGAGATCCAGGGCCGTGAAGGCGCTCAAGGCTGCGGGCGGTGACATCGTCAGCGCCATCATGGAGTTGACTAACTAG